The DNA segment TTTATCTCCTAGGGTGGTGAGATGAAGTTGGTATTGTTCATCTGCAATATCCAGCATGTCTTTATAAAAACGCTTTTTACTGCCTTTATCAGCAATACATAGAACAATAGCCTGTCGTAAAGGATCAAATGCGAAGAAAGCTCTCAGTGGTTTACCTCGATGTTGAACACGAAGCTCTTTCATGTTGGTAAATTTAGAGTCATAGACAGTATC comes from the Acinetobacter sp. WCHAc010034 genome and includes:
- a CDS encoding type II toxin-antitoxin system RelE/ParE family toxin — translated: MWIVITTDLFNEWLEQQDESTQEKVLAALVVLQQQGPSLGRPLVDTVYDSKFTNMKELRVQHRGKPLRAFFAFDPLRQAIVLCIADKGSKKRFYKDMLDIADEQYQLHLTTLGDKSNG